The genomic stretch CAACTTCGGTTGGTCGGTTCAGGTCACCAGTTCGGGAGTGGTCGAGGTCACCGGCGGGTGGCCGGGGTCGTTGGACGTCGGGCCGACCACGTCCGCATCGGGGTGGTTGTGGGTCTCCCGACTTTCCCCCTCGGGGACGTGGATTCCGGTGGTGGCACCGTCCTGAGGAGGCAGACCACAGACGGCCGCTTGTGGTGCCACTGGCCTGCTACTGGACGGCGGGCAGGTCGTGCTGTGTGGCACGAGGGCTCGCGGGCGGGGCAGGAACGGGCCCGGTCACCTTCCCGCCGCAGCGTCGGGGGCAGGCACCTGTGCCTGGCGGACTTCTTCCGGCCGAAGGAGTCCGGGCAGACCAACGTGGTCGCGTTCCACGTGGTCACCATGGGCAACCCGGTCTCGGAGGCGACGGCGAAGCTGTTCGAGTCCGACTCGTACCGGGACTACCTGGAGCTGCACGGGCTGTCGGTGCAGCTGACCGAGGCGCTGGCGGTTCGCGAACGCGCGGTAGACCCGGGCCGGCTGCCGGCTGCTCGCGCATACAGTTGATCTTCCGCGGAAGAACAACTTGTCCCTTGTGGTGCCGGTTGCGCGCGCTGTAGCGCGCGCAACCGGCACCACAAAGGGGGTTGAATCAGTGGGTGGGAGGTGCGCGATGGACTCCGACCTGAAGGCACTGCCGAGCTGGTTCCAGATGAGCGAGGGCGACCGTGCGCAGGCGGCCCGCCACGTGTACGAGCTGCACCAGCACGGCACCGGGCAGCACCACGGGGAGCCGCCGGTCCCGGACGTCCGATACCGGGACGATCCCGCGTTGGCGGCACTGGACGCCGGGAGCGCGTCCCGGCACGCGATGCACGTGACGGACGGCGGCTGGGAGGAGCTGTGCTGGCGGGAGACCGAGGAGGAGGCCGCCCGGCTGTGCATGCTGGCCCAGGCCGCGGACGGGCTCTCGCCGGGTGCGCCCCCCAGCGCGCTCGGATAGGGGTTCTGCGGTAGGAACATCCCCGTGGACGCGCTGCTGTTCGACATGGACGGCACCCTGATCGACTCCGAGCACCTGTGGCTCGAGGCCGAGATCGCCACGATGGCGTCACTCGGTTCCGCGTGGACCGACGAGGACCAGGCCTACTCCCTCGGCGGCCCGATGGAGCGCGTGATCGCGTACATGGTCGAGAAGGCCGGCGGCGGCCACGACCACGGTGAGGTGACCGCCACGCTGCTCGGGCACATGGAGCGGCTGCTGCGGTCCGAGCACATCCCGTGGCGCCCCGGGGCGCGGGAGCTGCTGCAGGAGGCCATCGACGCCGATCTGCCCAGGGC from Candidatus Nanopelagicales bacterium encodes the following:
- a CDS encoding vitamin B12 dependent-methionine synthase activation domain-containing protein — its product is MWHEGSRAGQERARSPSRRSVGGRHLCLADFFRPKESGQTNVVAFHVVTMGNPVSEATAKLFESDSYRDYLELHGLSVQLTEALAVRERAVDPGRLPAARAYS